In the genome of Roseovarius sp. Pro17, the window GGTGATCTTCGCCGCGGTAGAGGGTCGGGCCATTGCCCAGACCGTCGAACTCGAAGCCTTCGAGCGCTTCGACCACCGCGCAGGGGGCAAAGCTGCCCGCACGCTCGACCGCATCGGCATAAAGCATGGTCTGCACGTAGCAGGTATGCGCTGCCTGGCTGGGCGGGAAGCCATATTTTTCGCCGAAGGATTTGACGAAGGCGTCAGAGCCGACATAGCGGGCGCCCTTTTCCTTTTCCAGTTTCCAGTCCCAGTTCTGCGACCCAAAGATACCTGCGACGGCCTTGCCCGCGCCGCGTGCCATCAGCTCGGAATAGAGCGGCACGACGATTTCGAACTTCTTGTCGTTGACCATCTTGTCGCGCAGGCCGAACTGGACGGCGTTGGTCAGCGAGTTAACCATGTTGTTGCCGTAGTGGTTCAGCACCAGCACGTCCGCGTCCGATTGCAGAACGGGCGTGATATAGGCGCTGAAGTCGGTCTGGGTCAGCGGGGTCTTGACCGCGTTCACGGTCTCCCAGCCCAAGGCCTCGGTCGAGTTGCGCACGGCCTCTTCTGTGGTGTAGCCCCAGTTGTAGTCGGCGGTCAGGTGATAGGCCTTCCGGTCGGTGCCGTAGGCATTCGCCAGAACGGGCGCAAGCGCCGCGCCGGACATCCAGCTGTTAAAGAAGTGACGGAAACCGTTGGCCTTGCGGTCTTTGCCGGTCGTGTCATTCGAGTGGGTGAGACCGGCCATGAAGATGATGCCAGCCTCTTGGCACAGGGCCTGAACGGCTACGGCCACGCCCGAGGATGAACCGCCGGTGATCACGACCGCGCCGTCTTTTTCGATCATCGACTTGGCCGATGCGCGCGCTGCGTCAGATTTGGTCTGGGTGTCGCCGGTGACGTAATCCACCTTCTTGCCCATGATACCATTGCCTTGCAGCGCCTTCGAGCTGAAGGTCTGCATCATGCCGCCATCGCCTTCGCCGTTCAGATGCTCGACCGCCAGCTTGTATGCGCGCAGTTCGTCCGCGCCCTCATCGGCGTAGGGGCCGGATTGCGGGACGTTAAAGCCTAACGTGACGCTGCTGGCATTGGTGGGGTCGTTGGCAAATGCCGAAACGCTCGACGCGGTGAAAATTGTCGGAACGGCCAGGCCGGCACCTGCGACGGCGCTGGTTTTCAGCAGACCGCGGCGGGTAAAATTGGATGTGGACATAAAAATCCTCCCTGTTTGACTAATCACGACACACGCCTCCTCCGCGGGTTGCCGGATCGCACTTTGTGCAAATGTACTATGGCACGACGCAAGAAAACTTCTCAACAACTGCCTTTTGCAAAACAATTATTTTGTAAATTTTTGCACACAGCACCCGAAATTTGTGTAAATATTTGTCAAGAGGGGAGAAACGGCATTGATTCAAAAAGAAAATGACGCGGCGGAGAGCACCGGTGTAGGCACCATGACTGGCACCCGCATCCGCGAGCGGCGGCTGGCGCGTGGTCTGGCGCAGGGCGCGCTGGCGCGGCAGGCGGGAATATCGCCCTCCTATCTCAATTTGATTGAGCACAACCGACGTAGAATCGGGGGCGGCATCCTCTTGCGCCTCGCGGCCGCGCTGGAGGTCGACGCACAGGCGCTGGCCCATGGCGGCGAGGCGGCGCTGATGGCCGGTCTTCGCGAAGCGGCTGGCGAACGGCCAGAGCGGCCCGAACCACAGGATGCCCAAGGCCCCGCGCCTGAACTAAGCCGGGTCGATGAGTTTGCAGGCCGGTTTCCCGGCTGGGCGCAGCTGCTGGTCGATACGCTGCGCCGTGCGCAGGAATCGGCGCGTCACGCCGACGCGCTGACTGATCGGCTGGCGCATGACCCACATCTGGCCGCGTCGTTGCACGAGGTGCTGTCGGTCGTCACCGCCATCCGTTCGACCGCGTCGATCCTGACCGACACGGCTGAGCTGGAGCCGGAATGGCAGGCGCGCTTTCACCGAAACCTTGGCGAGGATAGCCAGCGTCTGGCCGAAGAAGCCAAACGTCTAGTGCGTTATCTGGACGACGGGCCGGGCGCGGGCCGCGATATCCTGTCGCCGCAGGACGAGTTGGACAGGTTTCTGGGCGCGCATGATTTCCGCTTTGCCGGGCTTGAGGATGGGTTGGGGTCCGATGGCGATATCGACGCGCTTTTGGTTAGGGCCGAGCTGGAGCCCGGCACAGGCGCGCACACGCTCGCCAAGGCTGCGCTGAGACGCTACCGTGCCGATGCGCTGGCCTTGCCCAAGGCGAACCTGAAGGATGCGTTGGCGCGCAGCGGCGTCGCGCCGCTGGCGCTGGCGCAGGATCTTGATGTGCCACTGGCGCTGATATTTCGCCGCCTCGCCGCCATGCCAGAGGAGATGGTCGGCCCTGTCGGGCTGGTCAGCGTCGATGCGTCCGGCGCCATCCTCGGACTAAAGCCGCTGGCAGGATTCACGATCACACGCCTCGCGGGGGACTGCGCGCTCTGGCCGATCTTTCGCGCAGCGGCGCAGCCGGGCATGGCGCTGCGCCAGCGGCTGATTCAACCTGATCGAGATGCGCGCGCGGTGCTGGCTCTGACGGCTTGCGAAGAGGCCGCGCCGGGCCGCTTTAACATGCCACCGCTGATGCGCAGCTACATGCTGCTTTTGCCGGACGAGGGCGAGGTTTCGGGCGAGGTGGTGGGCGAGGGCGGCGCGCCGTTGGAGGTCGGTACGTCCTGCCGGATCTGTCCGCGCGTCGCCTGCGTCGCCCGGTGTGAGCCGTCGATCCTGCCGGAGACGCCCACATACATTGAGTCAAGTTTTTGACACCGCGCGAACGTTGCCCAATAGTGGCGCGAAACCGCAAATGCAAAAGGGGACGCGCTGAATGGCCAGGCAGGTGCTGTTGATCGAGGACGAGCCAAACATCATTGAGGCGATCAGCTTTATTCTGTCGCGGGACGGCTGGGATGTGCGCACCCATTCCGGCGGCGAAAATGCGATGGAGATCGTGCGCGCGCGCCAGCCCGATCTGATCATCCTCGACGTGATGCTGCCGCATCGCTCGGGGTTTGAGCTGCTGACTGATATCCGCGCCGATCCCGACCTGGGGCAGACGCCCGTTTTGATGCTGACCGCACGTGGCCAGCGCAAGGATCGCGAGATGGCTGAACGCGCGGGCGCGAGCCTTTTTATGACCAAGCCCTTTTCAAACGCCGAGATGCTGGAGGCCGTGCGAACCCTCGCGAGCGACGCAGCATGATCGAACGGCAGGGCCCAGTGTCTGCGCCAACCCAAGGCCGCGCCGTGTTCGTCGCGCGCAGCACCTACAGGCATCGCCGGATGATCGACGCGGCCGCCCTGCTGCCGATCCTCGGCGCGCTCCTTTTTGTGCTGCCGCTCTTGTGGTTGGGAGCTGGCGGCGCCGCGCCGCGCACGTCGCATGTGATGATCTACATCTTTGCCGTGTGGGCGGTGCTGGTGATTCTGTCGGCGGCCATTACCCGCAATCTGCGTGCGGTCCCCGAGGCGCGTGACGACGACGACGACGCGGACGGCGAAGACGTGCGGCAGGGCTGATGGCCACTCTCAACATCCTCGTCGCGGTCTGCGTGGCCTATGTGGTGTTCCTGTTCGCAGTCGCCTTCGTCGCCGACCGCGCGGCGCGGCGGGGGCGGGGCGCATGGCTGCGTTCGCCGCTGGTCTATACGCTGTCGCTGTCGATCTACTGCACCGCGTGGACGTTTTATGGCGCCGTCGGCTTTGCCGCGCGCTCGGGGTTAGAATACGTCACCATCTATCTTGGCCCGAGTCTGGTGATGATCGGATGGTGGTGGACCCTGCGCAAAATGGTGCGCGTGGGCCGCAGCCAGCGCATCACGTCGATTGCCGATATGATCTCATCCCGCTACGGAAAATCCAACCTGCTGGCCGTCTGCGTCACCGTTCTGGCCGTAGTCGGCACGACGCCCTATATTGCGCTGCAACTGCAATCGGTGACGCTGTCCTTCGCCGCGTTTTCGCCAGCAGGGCCGGAGGGGGGGCGGTCGGTTCAGTCCATCGCGATCTATGTCGCGCTGGGCCTGACGCTGTTCACCATCCTCTTTGGCACCCGCAACCTCGACGCGAACGAGCGACACCATGGCGTCGTTATCGCCATCGCGCTAGAGGCAGTGGTCAAGCTGCTGGCCCTGCTCGCGGTCGGCATCTTTGTCGTGTGGGGGCTGGAGGGCGGTCTGAGTGAAACGCTGGCGCGCATCGACGCATCGCCCATCACCGCGTTCGACGTGTCGGGCAGCCGCTGGACCGCGCTGACACTGTTGTCGGCGGCGGCGTTCCTGTGCCTGCCGCGCATGTTTCAGGTCATGGTGGTCGAGAATGAGGACGAGGGCCATCTGCGCACGGCCGCCTGGGCCTTTCCGCTCTATCTGATGCTGATCAGCCTTTTCGTGGTGCCTATCGCCGCTGTCGGCCTGCACTTGATGCCAGAGGGGTCGAACCCGGATCTCTATGTGCTGAACTTGCCCTTGTTCGCGGGGCAGGATGGGCTTGCGATCCTGTCGTTCCTTGGTGGTTTCTCCTCGGCGACGTCGATGGTGATCGTCGCGGCGATTGCCCTATCGACGATGGTGTCGAACCATATCGTCATGCCGATCTGGCTGCGCATGACCGGGGGCGCGGCAATGATGTCGGGCGACGTGCGGCATGTGGCGCTGTTGGCACGGCGGCTATCCATCGGGGGGGTAGTCCTGCTGGGATACCTCTACTTTCGCCTTTCCGGCGGGGGCACGGCATTGGCGGCGATCGGCCTCGTTGCCTTTGCCGGGGTGGCGCAATTCCTTCCGGCGCTGATGGGCGGGCTGATCTGGCGCGGTGCCACGCGCAACGGGGCGCTGGCGGGGCTGAGCATTGGATTTGCGCTGTGGCTCTATTGCCTCTTTCTGCCCAGCTTTGGCGCCGGGGTGATCCTGCCGCAGCACGTGTTCGACGCGGGGCTGTTCGGGCTATCCTGGCTGCGCCCGCAGGCGATGTTCTGGACCGGGGGGATGGACCCGCTGGTACATGCCGTTATGTGGTCGATGGGGCTGAACACCGCCGCCTTCTGCACCGTGTCGATCCTCAGCTTTCCGCGCCCGGTCGAGAGGCTGCAGGGCGCGCAGTTCGTCAACGTGTTCGAGCATTCGCAAAGACCTGGAAGCTGGACCGGCGGCCTTGGTCAGTCCGAAGACCTGTTGATTATGTCTCAGCGCATAATGGGCGCGGCTGAGGCGCAGCAGCTGTTTTCGCGCGCCGCCCGCCGTCAGGGTCTGAGCGGCTACCTGCCCGAACCGTCGCCGGAGTTTCTTGAATGGCTTGAGCGGCGTTTGTCGGGATCCGTCGGCGCGGCTACGGCGCATGCGATGATCAGCCAGATCGTTGGGCGCGCCACCGTCTCGGTCGAGGATCTGCTGGCCGTCGCAGATGAGACCGCGCAGATCATGGAGCATTCCAGCCAGCTCGAGGCGAAATCGGCCGAGCAGGCAAGGACCGCCCGCCAGCTGCGCGAAGTGAACGAAAAGCTGACCCAGCTATCGGTGCAGAAGGACGGCTTTCTCAGTCAGGTCAGCCATGAGCTACGCACGCCGATGACGTCGATCCGTGCCTTTTCCGAGATCCTGCGCGATGGTGGGCTGAATGAAGACGAACAGCAGAAATACGCGTCGATCATCCACGCCGAGTCGCTGCGCCTGACGCGGCTGTTAGACGATCTGCTGGACCTTTCGGTTCTGGAGTCGGGGCAGGTGGTGCTGAACGCACAGACCGGCACACTGGCCGAAGTGCTGGACCGGGCAGTCGCCGCCACGGCGGGCGATATACCCGGTCGGCTGCGTATTCAGCGTGATCCGGCCAGTGAGGCAGTGCACCTCAGCACAGATATGGACCGCTTGGCGCAGGTTTTCATCAATCTGATCGCAAATGCGCGCAAATACTGCGATGCGCCCGCGCCGGTCCTCGACGTCCGCGCCAAAACGGACGAGACGGGGCTGGTGATCGATTTTGTCGACAACGGTACTGGCATTCCGATCAAGGACGAGGCGCTGATTTTCGAGAAATTCTCGCGCCTCGGCGAGACGCGCGCACCGGGTGCCGGGCTGGGCCTCGCCATCTGCCGCGAGATCATGCACCGGCTGGGTGGCACGATCAGCTACCTGCCGGGGCAGGGCGGTGCGGCGTTCCGCGTGACCCTGCCGCGCGGCGTGGCTTAAAGCGTTTCCATATTACGGGCGTGTGCGGCAAATCTGAATTCCAGATTATATGCAAAACGCTTATAGGATTTATCTCGCCTAAGCCGCCTGCGAGAAACCTTTTGGTAACGGAAAAGGCGTTACGGTCGGTCCCATAGTCAATTTGCAAGGGATGGTGGCGCAGCGCATGACATCTGTCGACGGCAATACGGTGATTCACCGCAAGGCGCGTGCCTCGCGCGAGGAATATCAAGCGCGCGCCATGTCTCCGGCCAAGGCGCTGCGCCTTGCGTTGGCGCAGGCATCGGACACATTGTTCGATCTGGCGATGGTGGTCACGGCGGTCGAACAGGTCGAACTGTCGCAAACCGCGCTCA includes:
- a CDS encoding response regulator, encoding MARQVLLIEDEPNIIEAISFILSRDGWDVRTHSGGENAMEIVRARQPDLIILDVMLPHRSGFELLTDIRADPDLGQTPVLMLTARGQRKDREMAERAGASLFMTKPFSNAEMLEAVRTLASDAA
- a CDS encoding ATP-binding protein, with protein sequence MATLNILVAVCVAYVVFLFAVAFVADRAARRGRGAWLRSPLVYTLSLSIYCTAWTFYGAVGFAARSGLEYVTIYLGPSLVMIGWWWTLRKMVRVGRSQRITSIADMISSRYGKSNLLAVCVTVLAVVGTTPYIALQLQSVTLSFAAFSPAGPEGGRSVQSIAIYVALGLTLFTILFGTRNLDANERHHGVVIAIALEAVVKLLALLAVGIFVVWGLEGGLSETLARIDASPITAFDVSGSRWTALTLLSAAAFLCLPRMFQVMVVENEDEGHLRTAAWAFPLYLMLISLFVVPIAAVGLHLMPEGSNPDLYVLNLPLFAGQDGLAILSFLGGFSSATSMVIVAAIALSTMVSNHIVMPIWLRMTGGAAMMSGDVRHVALLARRLSIGGVVLLGYLYFRLSGGGTALAAIGLVAFAGVAQFLPALMGGLIWRGATRNGALAGLSIGFALWLYCLFLPSFGAGVILPQHVFDAGLFGLSWLRPQAMFWTGGMDPLVHAVMWSMGLNTAAFCTVSILSFPRPVERLQGAQFVNVFEHSQRPGSWTGGLGQSEDLLIMSQRIMGAAEAQQLFSRAARRQGLSGYLPEPSPEFLEWLERRLSGSVGAATAHAMISQIVGRATVSVEDLLAVADETAQIMEHSSQLEAKSAEQARTARQLREVNEKLTQLSVQKDGFLSQVSHELRTPMTSIRAFSEILRDGGLNEDEQQKYASIIHAESLRLTRLLDDLLDLSVLESGQVVLNAQTGTLAEVLDRAVAATAGDIPGRLRIQRDPASEAVHLSTDMDRLAQVFINLIANARKYCDAPAPVLDVRAKTDETGLVIDFVDNGTGIPIKDEALIFEKFSRLGETRAPGAGLGLAICREIMHRLGGTISYLPGQGGAAFRVTLPRGVA
- a CDS encoding helix-turn-helix domain-containing protein, which translates into the protein MTGTRIRERRLARGLAQGALARQAGISPSYLNLIEHNRRRIGGGILLRLAAALEVDAQALAHGGEAALMAGLREAAGERPERPEPQDAQGPAPELSRVDEFAGRFPGWAQLLVDTLRRAQESARHADALTDRLAHDPHLAASLHEVLSVVTAIRSTASILTDTAELEPEWQARFHRNLGEDSQRLAEEAKRLVRYLDDGPGAGRDILSPQDELDRFLGAHDFRFAGLEDGLGSDGDIDALLVRAELEPGTGAHTLAKAALRRYRADALALPKANLKDALARSGVAPLALAQDLDVPLALIFRRLAAMPEEMVGPVGLVSVDASGAILGLKPLAGFTITRLAGDCALWPIFRAAAQPGMALRQRLIQPDRDARAVLALTACEEAAPGRFNMPPLMRSYMLLLPDEGEVSGEVVGEGGAPLEVGTSCRICPRVACVARCEPSILPETPTYIESSF
- a CDS encoding substrate-binding protein, which codes for MSTSNFTRRGLLKTSAVAGAGLAVPTIFTASSVSAFANDPTNASSVTLGFNVPQSGPYADEGADELRAYKLAVEHLNGEGDGGMMQTFSSKALQGNGIMGKKVDYVTGDTQTKSDAARASAKSMIEKDGAVVITGGSSSGVAVAVQALCQEAGIIFMAGLTHSNDTTGKDRKANGFRHFFNSWMSGAALAPVLANAYGTDRKAYHLTADYNWGYTTEEAVRNSTEALGWETVNAVKTPLTQTDFSAYITPVLQSDADVLVLNHYGNNMVNSLTNAVQFGLRDKMVNDKKFEIVVPLYSELMARGAGKAVAGIFGSQNWDWKLEKEKGARYVGSDAFVKSFGEKYGFPPSQAAHTCYVQTMLYADAVERAGSFAPCAVVEALEGFEFDGLGNGPTLYRGEDHQCFKDVVVVRGKENPENEFDLVEIVEVTPAEQVTYAPDAPEFGGAAATLGDCNDGA